AGGCTCTCATATTTAATACAGAATCTTTATAGACTTCGTCAGCAATACCAACCGCTGCATATAGTGTTTCGTAGTCTTTTTTCTCAAATGTCATATTCATCCTCCTTTAAAATGGTAAATCATCTGATGTGATGTCGATAATTGGTCCTTCATGTTGTTCATAATTTGGATAATGTGTTTCAGGCTCTGGTTGTGATTGTGTATTTCTTCTGTTTTCCGCATAGTCCAACGCTTGGACTTCATCAGTGACTACTTCAGTCACATATACCGTTCTACCACTTGCATCTTCATAGGTTCTGCTTTGAAGCTTCCCAACAATTCCGAGCAATCTACCTTTCCCAATGTAGTTTGCTAGAAAATCTGCTTGACTGTTCCAAGCTACACAGTTAATAAAGTCAGCCTGGTCTTTGTCATTTCCATATTTCTTCCTATTAACCGCAAGCGTGAACGATACTACCGATTTCCCTGTTGGTGTCTTTTTAAGGGTTGGATCTTTGGTGATTCTCCCTACTAATATTGATTTGTTTATCATTTTTAATTCCTCCTAGAAATGATATTCTATTTTATTTTTCTTGCTCCAATTAACCAAGAATTCTTGCACCTCTTTTGGGGCCGGACAATTGTTTTTCCCTCGTGCTTGGGTTATTCTTTTCCCCATTACTTCAACCGTTATATACGGTTCATTTGGTGTGTCCTTTTTTCGAACGAATAATATTTCAGCCGTTCCATCCGCAACTTTATCTACATATGACTTGACGCAATGTTTGAGAAACTTAGATTCATTAATTAATTCAAAGGGTTCCTGAGCAGGTCGAATCAATAATCCATCACGTTCCAATATGTGTGCTTTATTCATTTCGAAATGAATTTTAAATCCCTCTGCATACTTTTCTAGTTCCACTTCATTTAAATTTTTATATGCATCATCATGAGCGCGGTGTAGATCAGGTGGGTATAAAACTCTATTTCTGTAAAGCTCATATCCCAACTTTTTTGCGAACCGTAAATAATCGTTGTAAATAGAGACTTCATAGTCATTTGCAACTATGTATGACAACGTTTTTTTATTCAATACCGTAATGTGTTCACTTAAATATTTGTACTTGCCGTTATGAAATTCTTCAAATAATTTAGTTTCTTCGCAACTCAATTTCTTTTGTTTGATGAAATCAATGTTTTTTCTTAAAAATTGTAGTGATACCCCAGCTTCTAAGAAGCAAAAGTCTTGCCTTGAAATACCTAATATCTCTGGAAGAGTCGATTTGCTCCACCTCATAATTTTTGTTTCGTCTAATAAATGGTTCAAACCTTTTTTTACCAGGACTTCTAAGATTGGAATCTTGTCATATTTGTGTAGGTAATAAAATAATGTATCGGGATA
This DNA window, taken from Erysipelothrix larvae, encodes the following:
- the ssb gene encoding single-stranded DNA-binding protein, with the translated sequence MINKSILVGRITKDPTLKKTPTGKSVVSFTLAVNRKKYGNDKDQADFINCVAWNSQADFLANYIGKGRLLGIVGKLQSRTYEDASGRTVYVTEVVTDEVQALDYAENRRNTQSQPEPETHYPNYEQHEGPIIDITSDDLPF
- a CDS encoding PcfJ domain-containing protein, translating into MDLLDKLATLKLKEYTANSFRKYWMEEETYGSSRKKRIHKKTIFEVYEIWRGRLICRLFYLEEGCINKQIYREAREITRYLAGSNKKIISGIIAGMSGTFPNTAFSFNSDTGSLKWKKVNLHKYVPGASCGYYIGTQITWKTLNDYLPILNQSCHKYSAAEYVYDRTDHYPDTLFYYLHKYDKIPILEVLVKKGLNHLLDETKIMRWSKSTLPEILGISRQDFCFLEAGVSLQFLRKNIDFIKQKKLSCEETKLFEEFHNGKYKYLSEHITVLNKKTLSYIVANDYEVSIYNDYLRFAKKLGYELYRNRVLYPPDLHRAHDDAYKNLNEVELEKYAEGFKIHFEMNKAHILERDGLLIRPAQEPFELINESKFLKHCVKSYVDKVADGTAEILFVRKKDTPNEPYITVEVMGKRITQARGKNNCPAPKEVQEFLVNWSKKNKIEYHF